The genomic DNA atttttaaagtgaatttctttgtgttctttatgtagtaaatatttttatattatttactataattacattttcctcagttttgcatttcattttgaaTCCTCAAATTTTTAGGTCTAGTCCTCAGGTTACTTTCAGACTGTCTTTCTAAACTACTACTGAGCTTTTCTAAGTGGTAACGATATCTTACTGGGTGGTATCTATTTTGCATATAAACACTTTATAGAGCTCTTACATAGGGGTTTTCTTTTTGTCAAGTCAAATCGTAAAGAAATCTTTATGATAAAAATTGCcttttcctttccagtttttatttatttatgaactatATTTTAATATCTTAGCATGGTTTTCTAAAACAGCTGCAAAGTAATCTTccttcctcattccctccctcttttttgaggcaggatcttgttAAATAGCCTATGATAGTCTCAAACTtggctatcttcctgcctctacctccagaataccaggattataggtatgtgtcaccatgatCAGCTCATTTCCTGATGAATACAGTACTGCGTAAATATAATACTGTGTGTTATTTTAAagtacttgttctttttataaattaagAGATTTCTGTATTCTTTCCTTTGCTCCAATCTTTTTAATAGATAAAAAATTGGTAAAAAGTTTTAAGGTAACAGTATAGCTAAAAAGTAAGTAATAAAATTAACTTATGTAAACCAGGAATGGTGACACAAGCCAATAGTCCCAatatttgggaagtagaggcagttggatctaGTATGatgctaacctgggctacacaatgaaaccctgtttcaataaaTACATAAGATGAATTGATGTGActaagatctttttaaaaaattttatctgtgggtgttttgcctgtatgtatgtctgcacccCATGTGTGCAATGCCTATACAGGCCTTCAGGAAgcattggagttatagacagttgtgagttgccatgtggctGCTAGGAAAtatgaacttaggtcctctggaagagcagccagtgttcttaaccactgagccatctctccagctccctgattAATCGGGTTATTTTTGCTTTGTGCTTTATACTTGActaatttgctttgttttctttttaggtaCATACCTATGTTAACACTACAGGCGTGCAAGAGGAGCGAAAAAACCGTGCAAGTGTGCATGTCCCTCCCCCAGAGGCTAGAGTTTCTAATGTTGAAAGCAACACACCAAAAGAAGAACCAAGTAATATTGAAGACAGGGACCCTCAGGTTCTTCTGAAACCCGAAGGGGTCAAATTTGTTTTAGGACCGACCCCTGTTCAGAAGCAGTTGATGGAGAAGGAGAGACTGGAGCAACTTGGAAGAGACCAAGTTAGTGGAGGTGGTGCAAACAGCATGGAATGGGACACTGGCTATGACAGTGATGAGCGGAGAGATGTCCCCTCTGTTAACAAACTGGTGTACGAAAATATAAATGGGCTATCTATCCCTAGTGCCTCAGGGGTCAGGAGAGGTCGTCTGACATCTACCAGTACCTCAGATACTCAGAACATCAACAACTCAGCTCAGAGGAGAACTGCATTGTTAAACTATGAGAATTTGCCATCTTTGCCTCCTGTTTGGGAAGCCCGAAAGCTAAGTAGGGATGAAGACGACAGTTTAGGACCAAAGACCCCATCTCTCAATGGCTACCATAATAATCTAGATCCAATGCATAACTATGTTAATACAGAGAATGTAACTGTGCCAGCAAGTGCTCACAAAATAGACTATTCAAGGCGTCGGGATTGTACCCCGACAGTCTTTAACTTTGACATCAGGCGCCCCAGCTTAGAACACAGGCAACTCAATTATATACAGGTGGATTTGGAAGGTGGCAGTGACTCTGACAACCCTCAGACTCCCAAAACGCCTACCACTCCCCTTCCACAAACGCCGACCAGGCGCACAGAGCTGTATGCTGTGATCGACATCGAGAGAACTGCTGCTATGTCCAACTTGCAGAAAGCACTGCCACGTGACGATGGGACATCTAGGAAAACTAGACATAATAGCACTGACCTGCCCATGTGAGCCTGCAGAGCATGGTGCCATTTGCACCTTCGTGACATTGTTCAAAATGAAGATGCAGGGCTTCATTTCATTTCTACACTAACTCCTTTTACAGACTGATACATTTTTTCTGATTATTTCATGTGCATCTTTAAAGGGAATTAATGTAGAGCAGGTACCCCTTAAAGAATACTAATGTCATTATATTCTCCTCATTATTGTACAGCAGCATTCCCATTTTCACAGTGCCTATTTAAAATGAGATTTGAAGTGAATGACATGCTGGTTGCTTTTTATTCCATATCCAGGACATGTGCATATCTTCCACGTCTGAGTTGTGTTGGCATCTAAACCTTTCATAAAGTCTCTTGATAACATGCATTATTGCTAACATAACTCTAGGCTTTGAAGGTTGGACTCGTGGATTCACTGCTCAGTGTATGGTCTCCAGCATGGAACACGAGGAATCTTATTTCATTAGTTAAAGGCTTTTTTACTTgggccaaaaagaaaagaaaaaagaaccacaCTTCCTTTTATACCAGTCAGCTCCTCTGTCTTCAGTGTTATTAGAAAGTGTCCAGTATCCTGAATATGGTTGTGTATTGGAAGGCAGACAGGAGACCAAGTTCTGTTTACTCATCTCATGGTGTCATTTGAAGGGCATATCCAGCTATCTTATTCAGAACTACCATGGGTTTAGGAGTCAGTCTCAGGTCACTTAcccaaaaacatttgaaaaatctaCACCATGATCTCTTGGCGTTTCTTTTCCATAAATTATTCACACAGCACATTGTTTTCTGAGACATTTGTGCCATTAAATTCCCATTTAGCTTCAGTTTTGGGGTTTCCCCCCTCTCTTTGGTGTTTGGGTTGTCTTACTTTATTTTGTAATGTCTTTATTAATTTACAATACAATGTTTCAGTTTATCATTTTTGGAATGGGATTGTATGTTTATTGTTAGTTTGCATTTTTGTCAAGTTATGGTCTTGAAGGTCTATTTGGAACTGACTGTTATTTTCTAACAGGGTTGCCCTTGTCCAGTATTTATTTATCTGCTGTTTACTTTTCAagttgatgaaaaaaaaaacattgtttctattttaaatttcatttgtgtcCAGAGGTGATGTCTTTAGTAGCcgagaagaaaaggaaggtgcTCTTAAACATGAGAGCTCCCCAAAGGCACTGTCCTCCCTGTGGGCGCATCCCCAGCACTTTAGCAGGGATTGCCTTAGTTTAGCTATGCGCGCGGCTGCAGTCCCGCTCGCTCTGCCCACTCTGCTGTTCCTGGGCTCTGCTCTTTTCTCACGTGGAGCTAGGCTCTTCTTATCCCCTGATTTGGGTGAGCTGTTAATATTGTTGCCAGCATAGCAGGTACCAGGAAGTCTTGAAGCATTGCAATTATGTCATAATTAGGATCTGAAATgaactaaaatttatttaaacCTATGAGAGTCCGGATGTTGAACTCTgggaaattataaaaaaaaaaaaactccaaattcCCAAACCACGTAGAATAAAAGAGAGTGGAAGGACAGGTAGCcttacaaaatattttacttttttctctgaTGTTGAGGAAGTTTCATGTTATGATCTGGATATATCAGATGCGATTAAGGTTGATTTAACAAGAAAACATTTCCGTCACAGAATATTCAGTACATTCAGAACTCATCACAGAACAGGGAATAGATGAGAAGAACGGTTGAGTGGgccacaatgaaaataaatactgcAGTTGTCATTTTTAGTGCCATTGGTTTATAGCCGACTTtcgttttccttctgttttcctctGTAAACTTGGTGCTTACTTTCTCTAGAAGCGCAATGGCTAGGTGTGCAGGCTTCTTGTTTAATGCTGTTCCGTTTATCCCTTCTTCTTAGTAGATTGCTAATTGTGCCAAATTCCAGTGGTGGTTTGTGAATGTGGGGTTAGAACTCTGGTGGCAGCACTATACACGGTTTCCTCTGTAAGGAGAGTCAGGACAGAGCCTAGCTCTCCTGCGAGAGAGCTCATCTGTCTGTTCACTCTGGAGGCTGGatgttttgttctttcctttgtactcttctcttctttttttttttttttttttttttgtttttttttttttgtttttttgagacagggtttctctgtgtagctttggagcctatcctggcactcgctctggagaccaggctggcctcgaactcacagagatccgcctgcctctgcctcccaagtgctgggattaaaggcgtgctttgtactcttctctttccccttcagaTTTGaattagattttatatatatattttttttggtGACTCTAATATAATCACTACAGTTTATGCTTTAAATAGTATATAGTTTAAGAATGAAAATGGGACCAATTTGTCTGCTAAACATTTGATTTTAGGGTACTATATGAGTATTAGTTAGGAAGAGGTAAACAGGTGGTGTTAATTTCTATTTAATCGGTCACTTAGAATACCACTTTTCTTCACAGTAGTCTCATACTGGGCATTAAGCTCTGTCCTGGAAGAATGTACTTATTACTAGTTGGTGAATTTTGGAGTGAGATTCTTATTGGCACACATTTGTGGCCATATGACTCAGATTTTCTGAGACAAACCTAACTTTAGATAATTGGTTTGTTGATTAGACCATGTGACCCTACTTTTTGGATTTGAAAGTATAATCCCTTGCTACCTTGTGTTCCcccaaataaaatccttttgtATCCATGTAGATCACGACaacattttttttcccagacCAGGGTTGAAAAGTGATATGGGTATTACTAGTGTTTTTCTGAatgttttatttctcagtttcatcttcctttgaaaaatgaaaatatggtgcCTTCGCTCCCTCCAAGAAGACTGACAATAGTTTCTTTTACTTACTGCTGCTGTGGAGTGATGAGACATGCACTTTACTCTCCAAGACTCAGCAAAAGCTTTCACCTCTCAGTGTATCCATAACAGATCACATTTGGGACTTGAGAAACTTTGCCAAGCAATCTTTGTCACTACAGTTATTAATGTTGACCTCCCCCACGATGTTATAAGTCAAACTGATGTTTGTTTATTCTCCCCACTGCTCCCACCCCAGATCTGTGGCACAGCATATAAAAATGTACCTCAGTAATGTTCTATTAAAAATGGGACAGGGGCcttatgttttcataattttCCAACAGTGTGCCACCATGTATTTGCCTCAAGGTAAAGGTCTTAACAGGCTAAAAAGTACTTCCCAGTGTCCCCTGTGCTGTTTTCTGTCCATAATGCCCAAGTGTTTTGTGcaatgtgtagtgtgtgtgtgtttgtgtgtgtgtgtgtgtatatatatatatatatatatattatatatatatatatatatatatatatatatatatatatatatttgaaatagaCATAACATCAGAGACATCACTCAGAAGTAATGTATTGGCATCTCATTCATATTTCTGATGTGAATTGTAGGTACTATTTACTTTTTCCTTAATGTTTGCCAAATTTGAATCAAGGCATTGGTACGAAATTATAGAATGTATAGGAAACATTTTGGCTTGAAAAGTTAACAAATGAAAGTATTTAGACCCATCACAATGTACTCTGCCCAGAGCAGCACCCTGTCTTCTTGCTGCCTGTTCCTTATTCCTGCTTCCTCAGTTTTCAGGGTGTAACGGTTCTCTTACAGCATCCTATAGGTGAAACTCTCTTGCAGTTGGACAAGACAGCATGGAAACAGGCTGGTGTCAATAGTACAGTAGTCACCAGGTGCCACATTTGCATTAGTTAATGCAAAGTAGATGTTTTATAAAGGACAAACTTTGTgttatgtttctattttcattacaTTGTATAATAATGTAAGATCATTGTATGTCCTAATTTGcattataaatgtttttttcctACATAAAGGCATAAATATAGCAACTTTGTATAAAGGTAGCttattagattttaatttttcttttataaaagttgtctACAGTGGGACTACAATTGCCAAATTGTATATGAGATATGAATTTTAGCCCATggttaatttcttttctaaacattCCACATTCCCCTAATGAATGATGTGATACTGTACTATGCACAAATTGTGTTTTAATGCTGTTCCATGTCAgcattttaattttgcatttgcGTTTTTAGTATGGGCAAAACTAACCactgttaattaaaataaagccTTGTATATGTAACAGCACCACCTGCCCTCTATCCCTTCTTGCTCTTTGTTCTTTATTCTCCCTATCAGTGCCAACTTCATACATTTTGTAGCATGGCAATAAAGTACAAGTTTTACACTGAGGCCGAGCGTGGCTTTTTGAAGGCAGTGCGGTGGGAGGATTGCCACTTAGTTGTCCTGATATGTAACTCTTTTTGCCATCTAAGCCATGTTGTCAGGCATAAGAAGTTATATATGATGTGAACATGCTTTTAAGGACAAGTGTGGATGTgctttaaaactttgtttttattgtaacaATAACTAGTTTGTAATATTTGGAAAAGTCAGAGTTCTTGAAGTACAATCAAACCTTTATTAACTGGAGTACTTAAAGAATAAGGTAATAATGGAATTTTGTTAAACAAGGGCTAagcaacactttttaaaaattcttatttattgTGGAGTATTAGTATACTTTACTATCCTGAAAATTATAATGTGTAAACTATGGTTTAATATTAGACAATGTAGCATCTTGCCATGCCTTACTGTTATCATTCTGGCATAAATGTCCATGATGAGGTACTCAAGCTGATACTGGAAGCTGAGCTGACTATACACTGACCTTAAGTATTCATGAAAACTGCTTTGTTGAATAAAATCTGAGTTCTTATGGTCACTCTTCCCTTATTGCCAAAAGTAGATTGcaataaaatccaaataaaagcTTGGTTGGATACCTGTTGAAAGTTTTACTGTGTTTATATTCCATATTTTGCTTGACACCTTATGAGAAATCATTCCTAAGCTGAGGAGTGGTGTTACACTTGTGAATGAAGTGCCCTTGTATGCCACAAGAAGTTGATTGTCAACAACTAGCCTTCTGACTGTGGCTGGTGAAAAAcaaactagggtcctctgcaagaccagtatgtgctcttaactactgagccaaagTGAACCTATATGTGCTTATTTGCCAGACTTTCTCACTATCTAAGTGTGTGGTCCTTCCAGTTTATCTTTCTCGGTTCTGGGAACACAGACCTGCTTTTAGTTACTGCATGAGATTGCGGAGCCCTGTCTAGTACAGCAGAAACGGGACTCATTTAAGCAATGGAGGGGTAGACAGATTCACAAATAATTGGGTGTATACACAAGCCACACATTAGAGAACACTCAATTTGGTTATGATGATACAGCGGGGTGTTAATgatcagaattttaaaactttctgaattgttgatgtatttttcttttaaagatcttCTGAGGACAGTAACTGTTAACATGTTCTTATTTACAGGTGTCCTTAAATTAAACCCTGTGCTAGTCACTGAGACTGCAGTCTTTGTCCTCAAAAGAATCTGTAGTTAGGCCATCACTAATGATGAGAGGCAAtgtctgctctcccagagaaccaAGCCTAAGCCATATACTGCATATTACAACTAACCTCTTTGGTAACTCTAGAATGATAGTAGCCAATTTCTTTAGGAGAATATAAAAaggtgtaggggtgtgtgtgtaggactGGCTCACACTGGCACAGACATCTAAGGGTTTCTCAATCTGAGAATAAGAAACATGGACTTAGTTGAGGGGAGGTTTTCCTATACACTATGGAATATCCATCAGCACCCCTGGCCCTCCCCAATAAATACTGGTGTCACTTTCTCGGTTATGACAGCCAGCACTGTCTCCTTTACTTGGGAGGCTGACCACAAGGAACAACTGAACTTGGACACTTTGCTCCAACCTGTGGAGCACTCATGACTCTGTCTGTATcaaaaccagccaaacaaacgAAAGTATTCAAATGTTACCAACTGCCTGTTAGAGGAATAAAATTGTCACTAGTTAATGAATGGCATGAGGCTGTAGAGCTGCTcttgagtgaagagcacaggtgGCTCTTTCGGAGGGCCCAAGTGTGCTTCCTATCACATCAGCGGGCTCAAAACAAACTCCAAAACAAAGCTCTCAAAGAAATACACAGCAAGGCCAGGTTGGCCAGAAACGATCTCTAACAGCAGCCTTCACTCTCCACGCTACATTCTACTGCCACCTTGTGAGCAGAGGATGgtaggaggcctctgaactcatCAAAATCGTAACTCACAGTATATAgtaaaaacaaattctttcattgtttttacttTCAAAACCATGGAATCacccagcagtggtggtacacgcctttaatcccagcactggggaggcagaggcaggaggatccctgtgagagGCCAGGCTAGTCAACAGAGTGAGTACTAAGAGAGCCAGGACtctgacacagagaaacactgtctcagaaaatggtgggggtggggagggaggatgTCCTGGAATCAAGCTAACCAACTACCTCTCCAGCAGGAGCTCTGTTTTAATGGATGGCCTTCATttcactcttttttgttgtttggttttttcgagacagggtttctctgtggctttggaggctgttctggaactagctcttgtagaccaggctggtctcgaactcatagagatccacctgcctctacctcccgagtgctgggactaaaggcgtgcgccaccaatgcccggcttcattTCACTCTTTATTGGTAATGTTTAAACTGGTGTACATTTTTCCCATGTGAGTTGTACCTTCTAACTGTTAATACAGTTATCACATGAATGTGACTGGATTCTTTTGGAGTCTTAACATCATGAACCTCCCATTCAAGACCTCTTCACACTGCACGACTGTTTAGAAAGCCACTGGTGCCCCAGCTCAGGGGACCAGAACACGTTCCGTCTTAATTAAGCCTGCTTTAGTAAACTGTTCACTTTAGTCCCATAGATACGGAAGACAAATCATGGAGCAGGGTCAGACGGCCACGGGAGAGGGGTGGGGGGACCCCAGGCCAGCTCTGGAGGCACTTGTGGATCTTTCTAGCTGTCAGCACACAACTCATCTTGTATTTCAGGAATTCCTCACTTTGTGACTCAAATTGTGGGACTAAAATGTATTCACTCCCTGTAATTGAATCTGAAAACTCAACTCCAGTCATCCCATCCTTTTCTGCTAGGGTGGGACAAGGACCAATGAATACCAATGAATCCTCCCTCAGGGCCCGGATTCAGTTGCTAGTGATACAACAAGCAGAATGAAGCTAAAACAAAGCCTGTTCTGCAAAAGAGACATCCAAGGGTCAGGGCAGCAGCCAGTGCCGCAGGTTCAGGGACACATGTGTCACATCAGCAGTCAGACTACTTGCAGAGCAAGGGACTTACATTGGGCCACCCACCTTCACTCGGGGGCTGGTGTTAAAAGCGCTTAACAGAAGTCATGTGTTTTGGAACAAAGACTCCACTTTCCCCACGTGGCAGACTCCCTGCCAGGATGGAATGGTATCCTCTGTGAGATTCGGGCCCTGTTGTTTGTCCTCAGGTTCCCTGTATCAGAGCATTAGTGCTCAAAAAGTATGTGACATTCTCACAAAGACACATGTTCTTACAAGAAGTGGAGGAAAACACCCATCTGTGTAAGGATTTTATAAGCTGGACCTAAGCACTGGGCACTGTGCTTAGCACTTAGTAGGTGCTCAGTATTTCTATTGCTATCATTTCTAGGGACAGGGAAAGCTGCCTCATGACCATTTGTGGTCACCACTGACTGAGCTAAATATAGAGGCAAAGGGCAGCACTTGTGGAGAGATTACGTGTTATAGTAACACAAACACGCAAGCGGAGGACAGGGCTCCAGATAAGAGCCCTTGACATTCAAAgtctagcaaggccacacccaccaGCTTCGGTCATAATCTTGTGAGGAGGAAATGAGTGGTGACAGGTTCCCCCAAGCAGCCCCACAGAATCACTGCCTGGATGCTCCTGAGCCATGGCTTTGTTACAGTGAAGGTGTTGGAGGAGGGTCGGGGTCACAGGAGATCTAGGCCACCCCACAAGCCCAGCTGCTCTTTCTAAACAGCAAGCAAGCTGCTAGGCtggttctttgttttctagaTTCCTTTtacttgttattattattattattatcatcattattattgttatcattctTATTGTTTTAGATAGGCTctcactctgaagaccaagctggctggaatctcattatgtagcttggGTTGGCTTTAAGTTTGCAGCAattctgcctcaacctctcaaaaGGTTATAGGTGTGAACCATCATGTCCAACCAAGTTTTAGTTTTAGTAAatgcctttaaaaaacaaaatcaaggggctggaaagatggctcagaggttaaaagcactggctgttcttccagaggtccccagttcaattcccagcaattgcatggtggctcacaaccatctgtaatgagatctgatgccttcttctggccttcagggatacatggaggcagaatgttgtatacataataaataaaatctttaaaaacaaacaaacaacaacaaaaaacacaaaaccaaatagCACAAAAGGGTGTAAGTGGAGAAGTTAGCTTCCCTATGTCATCCTAAACCTCCAGGAAGATTTCTTATAATCACCATTACTTAACAGAAACATTCATTCACACATAAGGATGAATGCATGTGTTTTAACAGCTGGAAATCACAGAAATTGTTCTGAACCTTGCTTGTTTCCTACCCAGCTTCTCCTACGTATCTTTCCAAATCAGTtcatatagatttatttttaatagttacCCATAATATAATGAGGTAATATAATGAGTAAGATCTCAATGGCATGGTTAATTTGCTTTTCACTTACCCAGAATCAATGGGTTGTTGAGTACTGAGTCATAGGGTTATAGGGAGGGAGCCGTTCTGTTCCCAGAATTTATTCAGGAATCCAGGATGACCCAAAGTTCTGCTAGCTTTAGCATGTGATTTCCACAAATTTGCTGGCTTCTAGTCACCCCAGGTGACAATATGAAGCCAGTGGATGGGGAAAAGAGTATGGAGGAGAGTGAGGAGCCTGCTTCCTGTTTTAGAACCAAAAGCGATGTCAGGGAGACATTAAACAATTTCACCTCATTTCTAGTagacaggtttttaaaaaatttaatacttactatgtgtgtgtgtgtttgtctgtgtgtgtgtgtgtgtgtgtgtgtgtgtgtgtgtgcccacgcaCGCATGCTCACGCTTTCGAGTGCATGAGGTCACATATACACAAGGGTGTGTAGGTTcccatagaggccaaaagagtgtgctggatcccccagagctggagttaaaggcagttgaaACCATTGGATATGAGGACTGGCATGGAAGTGTGGTTCCCTCAAAagggcagcaagtactcttaacctttgagAGAACTCTCCAAGTCCTAGTGGTCAGAACTCAAAAGTGctctgtactggctggttttgtgtcaacttgacacaagctagagttggGGAAATGCCtcaatgagatccagctgtaaggcattttcccaATTAATTGCCTAAATGGGGGCAGGCTGAGCAGGCTAGGGAacgcaagccagtaagcagtagccctccatggcctctgcatcagctcctgcccccagggtCCCTCCCTGATTTTCTTCAATAATGACCATCAAGATAGAAGTGTgaatcaaataaacccttttctccccaaattgtacattttgcatttttacttgatcagcttgcttcttttcattatagattttTAATTGAGTTAATGCTAATAACTACAGGACAGAGTCCATAGTAGGCtttttttgagatttcctctgccaatggaattaatccaaaactcaaTTTAGctgtaggcagacttttcagacAGGGGCAAAAGGTAGCCACATTCTTCATCAGTTCAATGTcattaccaaaatatcacaagaatgatctctaggcaacatattaaaattcttctcctccAAAACCTCTTAAACCAGACCACCTGCAGTTCATCAAACCACACTCAGTACCACTGTCCTCCATGTTCCTGCTAGTGTGACCCAATAAGCAGCACTTAAAGTGTTCGATTGCCTTTCTATTCCATATTACTCCAcattccaaacaaaaacatggtcagacATCACAGAAATAC from Cricetulus griseus strain 17A/GY chromosome 1 unlocalized genomic scaffold, alternate assembly CriGri-PICRH-1.0 chr1_0, whole genome shotgun sequence includes the following:
- the Frs2 gene encoding fibroblast growth factor receptor substrate 2 gives rise to the protein MGSCCSCPDKDTVPDNHRNKFKVINVDDDGNELGSGIMELTDTELILYTRKRDSVKWHYLCLRRYGYDSNLFSFESGRRCQTGQGIFAFKCARAEELFNMLQEIMQNNSINVVEEPVVERNSHQTELEVPRTPRTPTTPGFAAQNLPNGYPRYPSFGDASSHPSSRHPSVGSARLPSVGEESTHPLLVAEEQVHTYVNTTGVQEERKNRASVHVPPPEARVSNVESNTPKEEPSNIEDRDPQVLLKPEGVKFVLGPTPVQKQLMEKERLEQLGRDQVSGGGANSMEWDTGYDSDERRDVPSVNKLVYENINGLSIPSASGVRRGRLTSTSTSDTQNINNSAQRRTALLNYENLPSLPPVWEARKLSRDEDDSLGPKTPSLNGYHNNLDPMHNYVNTENVTVPASAHKIDYSRRRDCTPTVFNFDIRRPSLEHRQLNYIQVDLEGGSDSDNPQTPKTPTTPLPQTPTRRTELYAVIDIERTAAMSNLQKALPRDDGTSRKTRHNSTDLPM